A region of Cucumis melo cultivar AY chromosome 2, USDA_Cmelo_AY_1.0, whole genome shotgun sequence DNA encodes the following proteins:
- the LOC103494291 gene encoding pathogenesis-related protein PR-1, producing the protein MNKQLQLPLFLVLLTVFMPRVLSHNFSQTTPGVQVQTNKQNQVDNETIYKVSKQLCWGCISESIEFLFAHNLVRAAKFELPLAWNFQLEKYARWWAGQRKGDCKLQHSFPEGDFKLGENIFWGSGSAWRPLDAVTSWASEVKYYTYATNSCEAGQMCGHYTQIVWRNTQRIGCARVVCDNGDIFMTCNYDPPGNYVGERPY; encoded by the coding sequence ATGAATAAGCAGCTGCAACTACCTCTGTTTCTAGTCCTACTTACCGTCTTTATGCCCCGAGTTCTCTCTCACAACTTTTCTCAAACAACGCCTGGTGTGCAAGTCCAAACAAACAAGCAAAATCAAGTGGACAACGAAACCATCTACAAGGTATCGAAGCAACTCTGCTGGGGGTGCATTAGCGAGTCCATAGAGTTTCTATTTGCGCACAATCTGGTTCGGGCGGCCAAGTTTGAGTTGCCATTGGCATGGAATTTTCAGTTGGAGAAGTACGCAAGGTGGTGGGCAGGGCAGAGGAAAGGGGATTGTAAACTGCAACATTCTTTCCCTGAAGGCGATTTCAAGCTGGGAGAGAACATATTCTGGGGGAGTGGATCGGCGTGGAGGCCACTGGATGCGGTGACTTCGTGGGCCAGCGAAGTGAAGTATTACACATACGCCACCAATAGCTGCGAGGCAGGCCAAATGTGCGGCCATTACACACAGATTGTTTGGAGAAATACGCAAAGGATCGGCTGCGCTCGTGTTGTTTGTGACAATGGGGATATCTTCATGACTTGTAACTATGATCCCCCCGGTAACTATGTGGGTGAGCGACCCTACTAA
- the LOC103494292 gene encoding pathogenesis-related protein PR-1, translating into MHAHFLIIIPIATILLLLTSTGCTAAARSRSDRILQKQFLGPHNAARYALRLSPLVWDSKLARYAQWYANKRRGDCALRHSGGPYGENIFWGSGNEWTPAQAVADWVSERKWYSYWANSCVEGELCGHYTQIVWRSTRRIGCARVTCNDGKGVFITCNYDPPGNYIGMRPY; encoded by the coding sequence atgcatgcaCATTTTCTCATTATTATTCCCATCGCCACTATTCTCCTCCTCTTAACCTCCACTGGCTGCACCGCCGCAGCTCGGTCCAGGTCCGACAGAATTCTACAAAAGCAATTCCTTGGCCCTCACAATGCTGCCCGATATGCCCTCCGATTGTCCCCCTTAGTTTGGGACTCCAAATTGGCTCGCTACGCTCAATGGTACGCCAACAAGCGCCGGGGGGACTGCGCCCTCCGCCATTCTGGGGGCCCTTATGGCGAAAACATCTTCTGGGGTAGCGGCAATGAGTGGACTCCGGCTCAAGCCGTGGCCGATTGGGTGTCGGAGCGAAAATGGTACAGTTATTGGGCAAATTCTTGCGTTGAGGGTGAACTATGTGGTCATTATACTCAAATTGTGTGGCGGTCCACTCGGCGGATTGGATGTGCTAGAGTCACTTGTAACGACGGTAAAGGCGTTTTTATCACTTGCAATTATGATCCACCGGGTAATTACATTGGGATGAGACCTTATTAA
- the LOC103494293 gene encoding flavonoid 3-O-glucosyltransferase-like, translated as MSASNPQPTTNHVAVLAFPFGSHAGPLLTLVRKLSDAAPHLRFSFLSTAKSNDSVFSSIGVDRVKRFDVGDGLPEGYVYGQGKQLKVMELFLEGAEERFKKGMETAASEMGEEIGCLISDAFYWFVGEMAEEMKVGWVALWTSGPRPLLVHLCMDLIRKHIDINSCESREKPLEFLPGFSSIQGADLPEEILSPNLDSPFTNLLNKMSHHLPKATSVLINSFEQIDSQIHDQLNSSLQNYLNIGPLTVLSPSPPPSDDHNCLLWLDNQPPNSVVYISFGGFLSLPPHELTALADALQESQIPFLWSFRGNPEEELPKRLLESGKGKIVPWAPQGQILMHSSVGAFMTHGGWNSVLESIVGGVPMIGRPFLGDQRLNLKTVENVWGIGVGLEGGFVTKSGVLKALGLVLDSEKGKLTREKVEILRGLAHKAAESTTGSSSRNFIRLLEIVTRSI; from the exons ATGTCGGCTTCCAATCCCCAACCGACCACAAATCATGTCGCCGTTTTGGCATTCCCTTTCGGATCTCACGCTGGGCCCCTTCTCACCCTTGTACGCAAACTCTCCGACGCTGCCCCACACTTGCGATTCTCGTTCCTCAGCACTGCCAAATCCAATGACTCTGTTTTCTCCTCAATTGGGGTCGACAGAGTGAAGCGGTTTGACGTCGGCGATGGGTTGCCGGAGGGTTACGTGTACGGGCAGGGAAAACAGTTGAAAGTGATGGAACTGTTCTTGGAGGGGGCGGAGGAGAGGTTTAAGAAGGGGATGGAGACGGCGGCGAGCGAGATGGGTGAGGAAATTGGGTGTTTGATTAGTGATGCGTTTTATTGGTTTGTGGGTGAAATGGCGGAGGAAATGAAGGTTGGGTGGGTGGCGCTTTGGACGTCGGGGCCTCGTCCGTTGCTCGTGCATCTTTGCATGGATCTCATTAGGAAACATATCGATATCAATTCTTGTG AATCAAGAGAAAAACCCCTGGAGTTCTTGCCGGGCTTCTCATCAATTCAGGGAGCCGATTTACCTGAAGAAATCCTATCTCCGAACCTAGACTCACCCTTCACAAATTTGCTAAACAAAATGAGCCATCACCTTCCAAAAGCCACCTCTGTTCTCATAAACTCATTCGAACAAATAGACTCTCAAATCCACGACCAACTAAACTCATCCCTGCAGAATTACCTCAACATTGGTCCACTCACCGTACTCTCACCATCGCCGCCTCCATCCGACGACCATAACTGCTTACTCTGGCTCGACAATCAACCACCCAACTCCGTAGTCTACATAAGCTTCGGTGGGTTCCTATCACTACCACCGCACGAACTAACAGCACTAGCAGATGCCCTGCAAGAGAGTCAAATACCATTTCTATGGTCCTTTAGGGGAAACCCAGAGGAAGAATTACCAAAGCGGCTTCTCGAATCGGGTAAAGGAAAAATCGTCCCGTGGGCTCCTCAGGGGCAGATATTGATGCATTCATCGGTTGGAGCCTTTATGACTCACGGCGGTTGGAATTCGGTGTTGGAAAGCATTGTGGGCGGCGTTCCGATGATTGGGCGGCCTTTTCTGGGGGATCAAAGGTTGAACTTAAAGACGGTGGAAAACGTCTGGGGAATTGGAGTGGGTTTAGAAGGTGGGTTTGTGACGAAGAGTGGGGTTTTGAAGGCGTTGGGATTAGTTTTGGATAGTGAAAAGGGAAAATTAACGAGGGAGAAAGTTGAGATTCTTCGGGGACTGGCTCATAAAGCGGCGGAATCCACCACCGGAAGTTCTTCTCGGAATTTCATCCGTTTATTGGAGATTGTAACCAGGTCAATTTAA